Within Malus domestica chromosome 04, GDT2T_hap1, the genomic segment TTTTATAAAATATAGtcctatgaaaaaaaaatttaaacttcaaacttaaaaagtgttttttagtttaaaaattagaTTCAAATAGAATTCCAAACATGCCTTTGCTCTTTGGATCATATTTACTTGTCTTCTTATGCTACGTTTCTGTAAATGGGGATTCACATGGTTATATGCACTAAGCAACAAATACAGATACATGTACCATACGTAGTTACTGtataatcaattagattggACCTATATGTTTCGTATACTTAAGTACGTAATCAACTAATATAACTAGATAGATATTGTAGTTACTAGCTAAGTTATATATGTaccaaatatataattatatatacacatatatatagggtgAAATATTTACTGAGTGGTTTTATTAGTCAGAAAAATTGTCGTGTGATTAATTGAACTAATAATTGAACAGGTGACAACATTTAAGTGTGGTGGATTCGCGATGGGCATATCAAACAACCATGCAACATTTGACGGTATAAGCTTCAGACTGTTCTTAGACAATCTGGCTGCCCTGGCTGCTAACAAGCCCTTGGCAGTGATCCCTTACAATGACCGTCAGATCTTAGCTGCTCGATCCCCACCACGTGTCACCTTCATCCACCCCGAGTTACAAGAGCTCGAGAATATCTCCACCCTGGAGCGCAAGCAGGAGGATGAGCTTGAGGTTGGCGGCCATGACAGACGCCCTACAGTGTTTGAAGCCACCCAAGAAGAGCTTGACTTCAAGATCTTCCGGCTGACTGCCAGCGACATTGCTCACCTCAAAGAGAAGGCAAAATCCATCGCTAGTAGTACAAAAGAACGTGTAAAGATTACTAGCTTTAACGTGGTGACCGCCCTGATATGGCGGTGCAAGGCATTGTCATCTTCAACATATGTTGATGATCATGGTGAAAGTAGAGAGTCAAGGATTCTTTATGCGGTGGACATAAGGCAGAGGCTGAACCCGCCGCTGCCCCAGGGCTACACTGGGAATGGAGTGCTGACTGCCTACGCTTCTGCTGGGTGCAGGGAACTGGAAGAAGGGCCGTTCTCAAGAGCGGTGGAGATGGTGTCTGAGGGGGCAGCAAGGATGACAGATGAGTATGCGAGGTCCGTCATCGACTGGGGAGAGTTACGCAAAGGCTTTCCTAACGGGGAGGTGTTGGTGTCATCCTGGTGGAGATTAGGATTTGCTGACGTGGAATATCCATGGGGGAAGCCCAGGTACAGTTGTCCCGTCGTATATCACAGGAAGGATATCATCTTGTTCTTTCCTGAACAAGATGTGCCTGATAATGGAACAAATGGTACTGGGGTTAATATTTTGGTGGCACTTCCTCATCAGGAGATGCAAAAGTTTCAAGCCCTCTTCCAGAAGTTCTTATTGGGCTAAAAATTATTAATATAAGAATACATATGCATATTGTAACATGAATGTGTATGGGACCATGTATGATATACCCATATATATCGTTTCTATAGTATCTAATCGAAGGTGGGATTAGAGTTCAAGAGAGAAACGATTGTGTTGGAGACTTATTTATTTAGCTGCATTATATACAAGGAAAATCTATAACATGTGTTGCATTACTATTTTCTcatattattaatattagggTTCCAAACTCAACGATGGCAACTAAACAGGAAGGTTGCATTTATATTATGAATATTTTGATCCATATTGTCTTAGATAGACAATTACACACGACACTTTTGTATTTAATTAGTACAACTTCATCCCTTGGAGCGAAGAATACGAACACTTTTATTATTAACTTAAACAGTCAGCTTTTAGTCCGAGCCATGCAAGCATGTCGATAGCTAGTTGTTGCAGTTCTTGGAAATTGAGAAGTATGTAGTGTCAAACAAGCATGTCCAAATGCTATACCAGTTGTTCGCACACATCGATAGACTAGCTAAGCTAGTACGTATAGTATCCCCCCACCAGCTAAGccaaattattattatcaatgctatagtagtagtagtagtataTATCATTTACGGACTACATTTTTTTTATCGTTTAATTTCGACACTATGATCTATAGATTACCTATCTATAATTATTATCAAAGTTATCTTCTCCTCCCACCGGAGCCGCTCTCCCTTTGGCAGTTAAAATAGACGGCAGCCACCGGTAATCCAAGATTATAAAGCTCGGCGAAGTCTCTGGTATTGAAGTTTTGGCGCCATCCCGGAGCATACACTGTTTGCCTACCCAATTGGCGAAACAGCACAAAAACAAAGCGATGAATCCCAACTGTTGGCCGTGGACTTTCGTAACACACGATCTCTTGCCCTGCATGATCAATATATATAGGTTTCATTATCAGTGTCCATGCTTGAATATaatgaactttaacgaaaagcttccggtattgttcattttaacaaaaaactcacatttttacactaaaaagtcaatcctgatactattcactttaccctttatctTGTCCTTATCgtcaaaactcaaagttttcaaacatttttcattagtttttctttgaaTACAAGGGTTCCTTAATGGCAGACATATAGGGTTTGAGTTAAATTATGGAGgttttgtttactttaacgaaaaatcacattttacactaaaaattcaaacctagtactattcactttaccttttattttatccttatcgttaaaactcaaagttttcaaaccattttcattaattttcctttaaattatTACCGCTGGAAACTCTAGTCAAAGACAAAGCCTTATCCTGAAAAGACCT encodes:
- the LOC139195383 gene encoding acyltransferase GLAUCE — encoded protein: MGISQLRGDEDREREGNPPHSLLQDLKVTVHHSSLVFPSQQTQKRTMFLSNIDQVLNFDVHSVHFFGAHKDFPDGQIAAEKLRDSLAKILVPYDFLAGRLKVNPNTGRLEIECNGAGAGFVVASSEYALDEIGDLVYPNSAFAQLVCSAMDHDQLLKLTDGAVGDDHDGLRQPLFILQVTTFKCGGFAMGISNNHATFDGISFRLFLDNLAALAANKPLAVIPYNDRQILAARSPPRVTFIHPELQELENISTLERKQEDELEVGGHDRRPTVFEATQEELDFKIFRLTASDIAHLKEKAKSIASSTKERVKITSFNVVTALIWRCKALSSSTYVDDHGESRESRILYAVDIRQRLNPPLPQGYTGNGVLTAYASAGCRELEEGPFSRAVEMVSEGAARMTDEYARSVIDWGELRKGFPNGEVLVSSWWRLGFADVEYPWGKPRYSCPVVYHRKDIILFFPEQDVPDNGTNGTGVNILVALPHQEMQKFQALFQKFLLG